The following are encoded in a window of Anopheles stephensi strain Indian chromosome X, UCI_ANSTEP_V1.0, whole genome shotgun sequence genomic DNA:
- the LOC118507830 gene encoding DDB1- and CUL4-associated factor 7 isoform X1 — MDETVVEAGNNRTPDSTVRCRSSPPGAASVASTSVAAAPVTSGSGFVAPKVTRTAGIADETGDQTRRQTQTEQRLRPGTLRTMSGTTGKRKEIYKYLAPWPLYSMNWSVRPDKRFRLALGSFVEEYNNKVQIISLDEDTSEFSAKSTFDHPYPTTKIMWIPDSKGVYPDLLATSGDYLRLWRAGEPDTRLECVLNNNKNSDFCAPLTSFDWNEVDLNLVGTSSIDTTCTIWGLETSQPLGRVNLVSGHVKTQLIAHDKEVYDIAFSRAGGGRDMFASVGADGSVRMFDLRHLEHSTIIYEDPAHTPLLRLAWNKQDPNYLATVAMDSCEVIILDVRVPCTPVARLSNHRACVNGIAWAPHSSCHICTAGDDHQALIWDIQQMPRPIEDPILAYTAAEGEVNQIQWGATQPDWIAICYKTACEILRV; from the exons AT GGACGAAACGGTAGTGGAGGCCGGGAATAACCGGACACCGGACAGTACCGTACGCTGCCGTAGCTCCCCGCCGGGTGCGGCGAGCGTTGCCAGCACGAGTGTAGCTGCTGCACCGGTTACGTCCGGGTCCGGATTTGTGGCACCGAAGGTGACGCGAACGGCGGGAATAGCCGACGAAACAGGCGACCAAACGCGCCGGCAAACGCAAACCGAGCAACGGTTACGGCCCGGCACGCTACGCACCATGTCCGGCACGACAGGGAAGCGCAAGGAGATCTACAAATATCTCGCCCCATGGCCGCTCTACTCGATGAACTGGTCCGTGCGGCCGGACAAACGGTTCCGGCTCGCGCTCGGCAGCTTCGTCGAGGAGTACAACAACAAGGTGCAGATCATCAGCCTCGACGAGGATACCAGCGAGTTCAGTGCTAAAAG CACCTTCGACCATCCCTATCCAACCACGAAGATCATGTGGATTCCGGACTCGAAGGGCGTGTATCCGGATCTGCTCGCCACCAGCGGCGACTATTTGCGGCTGTGGCGTGCCGGCGAACCTGACACACGGCTCGAGTGCGtgctgaacaacaacaaaaacagcgACTTCTGTGCACCGCTTACCTCGTTCGACTGGAACGAGGTGGACCTAAATCTCGTCGGCACATCCTCGATCGATACGACCTGCACGATCTGGGGCCTGGAAACGAGTCAACCGCTCGGGCGCGTCAATCTCGTGTCCGGCCACGTCAAAACGCAACTGATCGCCCACGACAAGGAGGTGTACGATATAGCGTTTTCGCGTGCGGGCGGTGGTCGCGACATGTTCGCGTCGGTCGGTGCGGACGGTAGCGTGCGCATGTTCGATCTGCGCCATCTCGAACACTCCACCATCATCTACGAGGATCCGGCCCACACGCCGCTGCTGCGGTTGGCGTGGAACAAGCAGGACCCGAACTATCTCGCGACCGTCGCGATGGATAGCTGCGAGGTGATCATACTGGACGTGCGCGTACCGTGCACACCGGTCGCCCGGCTCAGCAAtcaccgtgcgtgcgtgaacGGTATTGCGTGGGCACCGCACAGCTCCTGCCACATCTGTACGGCGGGCGACGACCATCAGGCACTGATCTGGGACATCCAGCAGATGCCGCGGCCTATCGAAGATCCGATCCTCGCGTACACCGCGGCCGAGGGTGAGGTGAACCAGATACAGTGGGGCGCCACGCAACCGGACTGGATTGCCATCTGCTACAAGACGGCGTGCGAAATTTTGCGCGTCTAA
- the LOC118507830 gene encoding DDB1- and CUL4-associated factor 7 isoform X2 encodes MSGTTGKRKEIYKYLAPWPLYSMNWSVRPDKRFRLALGSFVEEYNNKVQIISLDEDTSEFSAKSTFDHPYPTTKIMWIPDSKGVYPDLLATSGDYLRLWRAGEPDTRLECVLNNNKNSDFCAPLTSFDWNEVDLNLVGTSSIDTTCTIWGLETSQPLGRVNLVSGHVKTQLIAHDKEVYDIAFSRAGGGRDMFASVGADGSVRMFDLRHLEHSTIIYEDPAHTPLLRLAWNKQDPNYLATVAMDSCEVIILDVRVPCTPVARLSNHRACVNGIAWAPHSSCHICTAGDDHQALIWDIQQMPRPIEDPILAYTAAEGEVNQIQWGATQPDWIAICYKTACEILRV; translated from the exons ATGTCCGGCACGACAGGGAAGCGCAAGGAGATCTACAAATATCTCGCCCCATGGCCGCTCTACTCGATGAACTGGTCCGTGCGGCCGGACAAACGGTTCCGGCTCGCGCTCGGCAGCTTCGTCGAGGAGTACAACAACAAGGTGCAGATCATCAGCCTCGACGAGGATACCAGCGAGTTCAGTGCTAAAAG CACCTTCGACCATCCCTATCCAACCACGAAGATCATGTGGATTCCGGACTCGAAGGGCGTGTATCCGGATCTGCTCGCCACCAGCGGCGACTATTTGCGGCTGTGGCGTGCCGGCGAACCTGACACACGGCTCGAGTGCGtgctgaacaacaacaaaaacagcgACTTCTGTGCACCGCTTACCTCGTTCGACTGGAACGAGGTGGACCTAAATCTCGTCGGCACATCCTCGATCGATACGACCTGCACGATCTGGGGCCTGGAAACGAGTCAACCGCTCGGGCGCGTCAATCTCGTGTCCGGCCACGTCAAAACGCAACTGATCGCCCACGACAAGGAGGTGTACGATATAGCGTTTTCGCGTGCGGGCGGTGGTCGCGACATGTTCGCGTCGGTCGGTGCGGACGGTAGCGTGCGCATGTTCGATCTGCGCCATCTCGAACACTCCACCATCATCTACGAGGATCCGGCCCACACGCCGCTGCTGCGGTTGGCGTGGAACAAGCAGGACCCGAACTATCTCGCGACCGTCGCGATGGATAGCTGCGAGGTGATCATACTGGACGTGCGCGTACCGTGCACACCGGTCGCCCGGCTCAGCAAtcaccgtgcgtgcgtgaacGGTATTGCGTGGGCACCGCACAGCTCCTGCCACATCTGTACGGCGGGCGACGACCATCAGGCACTGATCTGGGACATCCAGCAGATGCCGCGGCCTATCGAAGATCCGATCCTCGCGTACACCGCGGCCGAGGGTGAGGTGAACCAGATACAGTGGGGCGCCACGCAACCGGACTGGATTGCCATCTGCTACAAGACGGCGTGCGAAATTTTGCGCGTCTAA
- the LOC118507841 gene encoding aminoacylase-1A-like has protein sequence MCEQGSECNAKYQEWEANEEIQIFREYLRIPTVHPNVNYDDCVEFLKRQAAALDLPVRVIEVNPRKPIVIITWEGTDPQEKSIILNSHMDVVPVYESHWTHAPFGAEMDHEGRIYARGAQDMKCVGMQFLAAIRALRRDGVRLKRTIHATFVPDEEIGGKLGMMEWVHKESFRELNAGFSIDEGIAGEGETYPLFYGERSVWHVYFNISGTPGHGSLLLKDTAGQKAHYIIDKLMRFRENEVQRLENNPEFTIGDVTTVNITIMKGGVQENVVPPELSVCFDIRLAVDVNHLEFENQLLDWCREAGGGIELEYDQKCPYVKPTKLDSSNIYWVAFKDALDEMGLKVRPQIFPGGTDSRYIRGIGIPAIGFSPMNHTPVRLHDHDEFLKAETFLDGIRIYRKIIANVANA, from the exons ATGTGTGAGCAGGGTTCGGAGTGTAACGCGAAGTATCAGGAATGGGAGGCGAACGAggaaattcaaattttccgCGAATATCTGCGCATCCCAACGGTGCATCCGAATGTGAACTACG ATGATTGTGTCGAGTTTCTGAAGCGTCAGGCGGCAGCGCTCGATCTTCCGGTGCGCGTGATCGAGGTTAATCCACGGAAACCGATCGTCATCATCACGTGGGAGGGTACGGATCCGCAGGAGAAATCCATCATCCTGAACTCGCACATGGATGTGGTGCCGGTGTACGAGTCCCACTGGACGCATGCACCGTTCGGTGCGGAGATGGACCACGAAGGACGCATCTATGCCCGGGGCGCCCAGGACATGAAGTGCGTGGGGATGCAGTTTCTGGCTGCGATTCGTGCGCTGCGTCGTGATGGGGTGCGGCTGAAGCGCACCATCCATGCGACGTTCGTGCCGGACGAGGAGATTGGTGGCAAGCTCGGGATGATGGAATGGGTGCACAAGGAATCGTTCCGGGAGCTGAACGCGGGCTTTTCGATCGACGAGGGTATTGCTGGGGAGGGCGAAACCTATCCGCTGTTCTACGGGGAGCGTAGTGTTTGGC ATGTGTATTTCAACATTTCGGGAACTCCGGGACACGGTTCGTTGTTGCTGAAGGATACGGCAGGCCAGAAGGCACACTACATCATCGACAAGCTGATGCGATTCCGTGAGAATGAGGTGCAGCGGTTGGAAAACAATCCGGAGTTTACGATCGGTGATGTGACCACGGTTAACATCACGATCATGAAG GGTGGTGTACAGGAAAACGTGGTACCACCGGAGCTGTCGGTTTGCTTCGACATTCGTCTGGCGGTCGATGTAAACCATCTGGAGTTTGAAAACCAGCTGCTCGACTGGTGCCGTGAAGCGGGCGGCGGTATTGAGCTCGAGTACGACCAGAAGTGTCCGTACGTAAAGCCGACCAAGCTGGACAGCTCCAACATCTACTGGGTCGCGTTCAAGGACGCACTGGACGAGATGGGCCTAAAGGTGCGGCCTCAGATCTTCCCGGGTGGTACGGACAGCCGGTACATCCGTGGTATCGGCATCCCGGCGATCGGATTTTCGCCGATGAATCACACCCCGGTGCGGCTCCACGATCACGACGAGTTTCTGAAAGCGGAAACATTCCTGGACGGCATTCGAATCTATCGTAAGATTATTGCTAACGTAGCGAACGCTTAG
- the LOC118508051 gene encoding uncharacterized protein LOC118508051, which yields MEADGSNSDKLRNIELKAKIADEDAFAHRVSIAKQLTGTDGVVIVQKDVFFKASQGRLKLRYLTEKKSELISYDRPDVAGPKLSLYSKLDVDQPELLEQILAETVGVRGTVAKKRLLFLAGQTRIHLDVVEGLGHFLEFEVVLTPDQTIEDGQTVVAEMKRLFEIADEDLMSGAYIDKLVPA from the exons ATGGAAGCGGACGGCAGCAACTCGGACAAGCTTCGAAATATTGAGCTAAAAGCGAAAATTGCCGACGAGGATGCGTTTGCCCATCGTGTGTCCATTGCCAAGCAGCTTACCGGTACGGATGGTGTGGTAATCGTGCAGAAGGATGTGTTTTTCAAAGCTTCCCAAGGACGTCTAAAGCTGCGGTATCTTACG GAGAAAAAATCCGAGCTCATCAGTTACGATCGGCCGGATGTGGCGGGACCGAAACTATCGCTCTACTCCAAACTGGACGTCGATCAGCCGGAACTGTTGGAGCAAATACTCGCGGAAACGGTCGGTGTGCGAGGCACGGTCGCCAAGAAGCGGTTGCTGTTCCTGGCCGGTCAAACACGCATACACCTGGACGTTGTTGAGGGTCTGGGACATTTCCTCGAGTTCGAGGTAGTGCTGACGCCCGACCAAACGATTGAGGATGGACAGACGGTGGTGGCGGAAATGAAGCGTTTGTTCGAAATTGCGGATGAAGATTTAATGTCCGGTGCTTACATTGATAAGCTGGTTCCTGCATAG
- the LOC118507824 gene encoding tRNA:m(4)X modification enzyme TRM13 homolog, whose protein sequence is MGDTGQATEPDSKKPKLQSTEPPVRCKHFVQRKKRYCKMTVGTGKEYCGEHEPTTGSTTESPASDRIPCPLDPKHTISAAKLEKHLKICNARPPAEQQPYIVPGINCTSDGEEQPSPEDGSGLKLSDIPADKLTALIAKVNELYDGTVEPLLKEQSPRHSILAQELTMDQYGPQTLKHLTQSSALLGLLEQYTFLVNDTAFVEFGAGKGQVAYWLARIVETQLQNCKVLLVDRASHRHKKDNKIETREIVQRVRADIADLKLTQVELLGASKQIVGIGKHLCGSATDLALRCLVRSGKGESSSVRAKGCLFALCCHHRCEWRTFAGKPFLLANGINRTDFECIVRMVSWAVCGTGRSRERQQTGPDDGDKQDRCGLTRLARETVGRKCKRVLDAARLNYMAQNGYEAHLRYYVPSEITPENVCLVCVDK, encoded by the coding sequence atgggtgACACCGGGCAGGCAACCGAGCCCGACAGCAAAAAACCGAAACTCCAATCAACCGAACCGCCGGTAAGATGTAAACACTTCGTGCAGCGTAAGAAACGATACTGCAAAATGACGGTCGGCACCGGAAAGGAATACTGCGGTGAGCACGAACCGACTACCGGCAGCACCACCGAATCGCCCGCCAGCGATCGGATACCATGCCCGCTCGACCCGAAGCACACTATATCGGCCGCCAAGTTGGAGAAGCATCTGAAAATTTGTAACGCACGTCCACCGGCGGAACAGCAACCGTACATCGTGCCCGGAATTAATTGTACCTCGGACGGGGAAGAGCAACCATCGCCGGAGGACGGTTCCGGTTTGAAGCTATCGGACATACCGGCAGATAAGCTAACCGCACTGATAGCCAAAGTGAACGAGCTGTACGACGGTACGGTAGAACCGCTGCTGAAGGAACAATCACCACGGCACAGCATTCTAGCGCAGGAACTAACGATGGACCAGTACGGTCCGCAAACGCTCAAACACTTGACCCAGTCGTCGGCGCTGCTCGGTTTGCTGGAGCAGTACACGTTCCTAGTGAACGATACCGCGTTCGTCGAGTTCGGTGCCGGCAAGGGACAGGTGGCGTACTGGCTGGCGCGTATCGTTGAAACGCAGCTACAAAACTGCAAGGTGCTGCTCGTGGACCGTGCCTCCCACCGGCACAAGAAGGATAACAAAATCGAGACGCGCGAAATTGTGCAACGGGTCCGGGCGGACATAGCGGATCTGAAGCTGACGCAGGTTGAGCTGCTGGGTGCGAGCAAGCAGATCGTCGGCATCGGGAAGCATCTTTGCGGTAGCGCTACCGATCTGGCGTTACGATGTTTGGTGCGCAGTGGCAAGGGTGAATCGTCGTCCGTCCGTGCGAAAGGTTGCCTATTCGCTCTGTGCTGCCATCATCGGTGTGAGTGGCGAACGTTCGCCGGCAAACCGTTCCTACTGGCGAACGGGATTAATCGGACCGATTTTGAGTGTATCGTGCGGATGGTGAGCTGGGCGGTTTGTGGTACTGGGAGGAGTCGTGAGCGGCAACAAACCGGACCGGATGACGGTGACAAACAGGACCGGTGTGGATTGACACGATTGGCGCGTGAAACGGTTGGCCGGAAGTGCAAACGTGTGCTGGATGCTGCACGGCTGAACTATATGGCGCAGAATGGGTACGAAGCGCACCTGAGGTACTACGTGCCGAGTGAGATAACGCCGGAAAATGTTTGTCTTGTTTGTGTGGACAAATAA
- the LOC118507928 gene encoding max-like protein X isoform X1, with protein sequence MNDSIKYEMDMKMEPSSPPEKDRTMYSRCSSAGSIHTPTSSAHNSEDEEDSGDNKSSTMSYKERRREAHTQAEQKRRDAIKKGYDSLQELVPTCQQTDASGYKLSKASVLQKSIDYIGYLLQSKKKLEEERASLQKEVMALRIIQKNYENMLQHQQASPGRTEARLSDDIKFQVFKAIMDEMFVTFEQLPMNDFAELTSGVIPWLEEHCKPHLLRDVVNRMLAHITANITAEVAQDMVSARDMN encoded by the exons ATGAACGACA GCATCAAGTACGAGATGGACATGAAGATGGAACCTTCCAGCCCACCGGAAAAGGACCGTACCATGTACTCGCGGTGTTCGAGCGCGGgcagcatacacacaccgaCGTCATCCGCGCACAATTCCG AGGATGAGGAAGATTCGGGCGACAATAAAAGCAGCACGATGAGCTACAAGGAGCGGCGACGGGAGGCACACACCCAGGCGGAACAGAAGCGGCGCGACGCAATCAAGAAGGGTTACGACTCGCTGCAGGAACTGGTACCGACCTGCCAGCAAACCGACGCATCCGGCTACAAGCTAAGCAAAGCGTCCGTGCTCCAGAAATCGATCGACTACATCGGCTATCTGCTTCAGAGCAAAAAGAAGCTCGAGGAGGAACGAGCCTCGCTGCAGAAGGAGGTGATGGCGCTGCGCATCATACAGAAGAATTACGAAAACATGCTGCAGCACCAGCAAGCATCCCCCGGCCGGACGGAGGCAAGACTTAGCGACGACATCAAGTTTCAGGTGTTTAAAGCGATTATGGACGAAATGTTCGTCACGTTCGAGCAGCTGCCGATGAACGATTTTGCCGAGCTGACGTCCGGCGTTATACCGTGGCTGGAGGAACACTGTAAGCCGCACCTGCTGCGGGATGTGGTGAACCGGATGCTGGCCCACATTACCGCCAACATTACGGCGGAGGTGGCGCAGGATATGGTTAGCGCCCGGGATATGAATTGA
- the LOC118507928 gene encoding max-like protein X isoform X2, which translates to MNDSKVTDGSAGLQPFCCCLYTDFLSLAGIKYEMDMKMEPSSPPEKDRTMYSRCSSAGSIHTPTSSAHNSEDEEDSGDNKSSTMSYKERRREAHTQAEQKRRDAIKKGYDSLQELVPTCQQTDASGYKLSKASVLQKSIDYIGYLLQSKKKLEEERASLQKEVMALRIIQKNYENMLQHQQASPGRTEARLSDDIKFQVFKAIMDEMFVTFEQLPMNDFAELTSGVIPWLEEHCKPHLLRDVVNRMLAHITANITAEVAQDMVSARDMN; encoded by the exons ATGAACGACAGTAAGGTTACGGATGGGTCTGCAGGACTGCaacctttttgttgttgtctttaCACCGATTTCCTTTCCCTTGCAGGCATCAAGTACGAGATGGACATGAAGATGGAACCTTCCAGCCCACCGGAAAAGGACCGTACCATGTACTCGCGGTGTTCGAGCGCGGgcagcatacacacaccgaCGTCATCCGCGCACAATTCCG AGGATGAGGAAGATTCGGGCGACAATAAAAGCAGCACGATGAGCTACAAGGAGCGGCGACGGGAGGCACACACCCAGGCGGAACAGAAGCGGCGCGACGCAATCAAGAAGGGTTACGACTCGCTGCAGGAACTGGTACCGACCTGCCAGCAAACCGACGCATCCGGCTACAAGCTAAGCAAAGCGTCCGTGCTCCAGAAATCGATCGACTACATCGGCTATCTGCTTCAGAGCAAAAAGAAGCTCGAGGAGGAACGAGCCTCGCTGCAGAAGGAGGTGATGGCGCTGCGCATCATACAGAAGAATTACGAAAACATGCTGCAGCACCAGCAAGCATCCCCCGGCCGGACGGAGGCAAGACTTAGCGACGACATCAAGTTTCAGGTGTTTAAAGCGATTATGGACGAAATGTTCGTCACGTTCGAGCAGCTGCCGATGAACGATTTTGCCGAGCTGACGTCCGGCGTTATACCGTGGCTGGAGGAACACTGTAAGCCGCACCTGCTGCGGGATGTGGTGAACCGGATGCTGGCCCACATTACCGCCAACATTACGGCGGAGGTGGCGCAGGATATGGTTAGCGCCCGGGATATGAATTGA
- the LOC118507613 gene encoding RING finger protein unkempt homolog — protein MASTDPSKSLFTTQTEKPNHYTYLKEFRVEQCPSFLQHKCNQHRPFVCFNWHFMNQRRRRPVRRRDGSFNYSADNYCPKYDETTGICPDGDDCPFLHRTAGDTERRYHLRYYKTCMCVHDTDARGYCVKNGHHCAFAHGIHDQRPPVYDIKELEALQNVEDPGEGLNGPNVLDKERNLMNEDPKWQDTNYVLAHYKTEPCKRPPRLCRQGYACPQFHNSKDKRRSPRKFKYRSTPCPNVKHGEEWGEPANCEAGDNCQYCHTRTEQQFHPEIYKSTKCNDVQQAGYCPRSVFCAFAHVEPYIVMEEDSQAIALSDMRSSVLSSGDGGGGGGGGGGGGPPGGGGGNGGGGGNGGNVPGGGVIAPGVLGGNGAGVPGGPLVSAVVGSGSKKDAHDLTNFSYFQLLPNGSAESSESASTSSLGSNNSSHNKAPGSHLQQQKHNAALIGNGHNNAGNPLGGLGLLSNGGPTGVNSGSANTGSILSSLDFSQDLPKQMVAMDHELSIHPLEREHQKRVACLTFNMFGVESPLDGGMYDLARRQDNMHGLESSMTGLMSSGLLPSSSAPVNIPGSSMGNSISGILQGTSAPVNIPGSSLGHNFSPSSHSNLFGLHDPFGTHHIGSGSAPKLSNNSYGHNHTDNFFFHSNNIISPVLGDGLSASPEIRRMSDLNPLSSELSSNTTNLLFADNQHHQAQQQAQQPQQQQQQQQQQQQHHLHHQAQQAQQQQPPSQQQQQQQQAQKQQVPQQQQQQVINWEERVLQATTACEAWKAQMEESNRKTAIAEQQRDEALSHVKALTEKLEQIKMSGNGCPTNYRSCDLRGMPLAKLKSIQAKLREEIEEVEIVLYQETANKCMKCEEKNRSVTLVPCNHYVVCDTCATTQRECPYCQTPVTPKA, from the exons atggcgtcaACCGATCCATCGAAATCATTGTTTACCACGCAAACGGAAAAACCGAACCATTATAC CTACCTGAAGGAATTTCGCGTCGAACAGTGCCCATCGTTCCTGCAGCACAAATGCAACCAGCATCGGCCATTCGTCTGCTTTAACTGGCACTTTATGAATCAGCGGCGGCGGCGCCCGGTACGCCGACGGGACGGTTCCTTCAACTACAGTGCGGACAATTACTGTCCGAAGTATGACGAAACGACCGGTATCTGTCCGGACGGGGACGA CTGCCCATTCCTTCACCGTACGGCGGGCGATACCGAGCGGCGGTACCATCTGCGCTACTACAAAACATGCATGTGCGTGCACGATACTGATGCGCGCGGTTACTGCGTAAAGAATGGGCATCACTGTGCGTTTGCGCACGGCATCCATGACCAGCGGCCACCCGTGTACGATATCAAGGAGCTGGAAGCGCTCCAGAACGTGGAAGACCCGGGCGAAGGCCTTAACGGCCCGAACGTGCTCGACAAGGAGCGCAATCTGATGAACGAGGACCCGAAATGGCAGGACACGAACTATGTGCTGGCCCACTACAAGACGGAGCCGTGCAAACGTCCGCCCCGTCTATGCCGGCAGGGTTACGCCTGCCCGCAGTTCCACAACAGCAAGGATAAACGGCGCAGTCCGAGAAAGTTCAAGTATCG aTCTACACCGTGCCCGAACGTGAAGCATGGTGAGGAGTGGGGTGAACCGGCAAACTGTGAGGCCGGCGATAACTGTCAGTACTGTCATACGCGCACGGAGCAGCAATTTCATCCGGAAATCTACAAATCGACCAAGTGTAACGATGTGCAGCAGGCAGGCTACTGTCCCCGATCGGTGTTCTGTGCGTTCGCGCATGTTGAGC CGTACATCGTAATGGAGGAAGATTCGCAGGCAATCGCCCTGTCGGACATGCGCTCGTCCGTACTGTCGTcgggcgatggtggtggtggtggtggtggcggcggtggtggtggaccacCCGGCGGAGGCGGTGGtaatggtggcggtggtggcaacGGTGGCAATGTGCCGGGTGGTGGTGTCATTGCGCCGGGCGTTCTCGGCGGAAATGGTGCCGGTGTTCCCGGTGGCCCACTCGTGTCGGCTGTAGTCGGTTCCGGCAGTAAAAAGGATGCCCATGATTTAACG AACTTCTCCTACTTCCAGCTACTGCCGAATGGCAGTGCCGAGAGCAGCGAATCCGCTAGCACTAGCAGCCTCGGCTCGAACAACAGCTCGCACAACAAGGCGCCCGGTTCGCATctacagcagcagaagcacaaCGCCGCCCTGATCGGCAACGGCCACAACAATGCAGGCAACCCGCTCGGCGGGTTGGGTTTGCTGAGCAATGGTGGACCGACCGGCGTCAACAGTGGCAGCGCTAACACAGGCTCAATATTGTCCAGCCTGGACTTTAGTCAGGATCTACCGAAACAG ATGGTTGCCATGGACCATGAGCTCTCAATACATCCCCTCGAACGCGAACATCAGAAACGCGTTGCGTGCTTGACATTCAATATGTTCGGTGTAGAATCTCCTCTCGATGGTGGAATGT ACGATCTGGCCAGACGTCAGGACAATATGCACGGTCTGGAAAGTTCGATGACCGGTCTGATGTCATCGGGACTGCTACCCAGCAGCTCGGCACCCGTGAACATTCCAGGCTCATCGATGGGTAATTCAATTTCCG GCATCCTGCAAGGCACATCCGCACCGGTAAACATTCCTGGCAGCTCTCTCGGTCACAACTTTAGTCCGTCGTCCCATTCGAACCTGTTCGGTTTGCACGACCCGTTCGGGACGCACCATATAGGGAGCGGTTCGGCACCGAAGCTTAGCAACAACTCGTACGGCCACAACCATACCGacaacttcttcttccattCGAACAACATCATCTCGCCCGTGCTCGGTGACGGACTATCCGCTAGCCCCGAAATAAG ACGAATGTCGGATCTGAATCCGCTCAGTAGTGAGCTAAGCAGTAACACAACGAATCTGCTGTTTGCCGATAATCAACATCACCAAGCACAGCAGCAGGCGcaacagccacagcagcagcagcagcagcagcaacagcagcaacagcatcatctACATCACCAGGCGCAACaggcacaacagcagcaacctccttcccagcagcagcaacagcaacagcaagctcAAAAACAGCAAgttccacagcagcagcagcagcaagtgatCAATTGGGAGGAGCGTGTCCTGCAGGCAACAACTGCCTGCGAAGCATGGAAAGCACAAATGGAGGAAAGTAATCGCAAG ACGGCTATTGCGGAGCAGCAACGCGATGAAGCGCTCTCGCACGTGAAAGCCCTGACGGAAAAGCTGGAACAGATTAAAATGTCCGGCAACGGCTGTCCAACGAACTATCGTTCGTGCGATCTGCGCGGTATGCCGCTGGCCAAATTGAAAAGCATTCAG GCAAAACTGCGGGAGGAAATCGAAGAGGTGGAAATAGTATTATACCAAGAGACGGCCAACAAGTGCATGAAGTGCGAGGAGAAGAATCGCTCGGTAACGCTCGTACCGTGCAATCACTATGTCGTCTGTGATACGTGCGCCACAACACAGCGCGAGTGTCCTTACTGTCAGACGCCTGTAACGCCGAAGGCGTAA